The DNA sequence CTTGATTTTACTGGCTAAGGGATTAGGAACCGATGTTAAAACCCTCTACACGCAAGCTTATAAGCCTGGTGGTGATTTGATTTTCTGGTTCCTCAATCCAGCCACTATCGCTTTTGCTGTCCCCCTTTATAAGAAGAATGCCACCATTAAAAAATACTGGTTGGAAATTCTTACCAGCCTAACGCTAGGCATGGTCATTTCCTTAATCCTTATCGTCAGCATTTCCAAAATGATTGGACTCAGCCATGTCAGCACTGCTTCTATGCTGCCACAGGCTGCAACAACTGCCATCGCTCTACCCATCGCTAGCGCCATTGGAGGTAATTCAGCCGTTACCGCTATGGCTTGCATTCTCAATGCTGTGATTATCTATGCCCTAGGTAAAAAACTCGTTAAATTCTTCCGACTTGATAAAAGTGAAATCGGCGTCGGTCTAGGGCTGGGGACTTCCGGTCATACAGTTGGAGCCGCATTTGCTCTAGAGTTAGGAGAATTGGAAGGCGCCATGGCGGCTATTGCTGTTGTCATTATCGGCTTAGTTGTTGATTTCGTTATCCCTATTTTTAGCTATCTAACCGGCCTGTAAATAGCTAGGTAAAACAACAGCGCTTACCACCTTATGCTTTGTTGCCATCGAAAATCAATGGATAATTGGATGGGTAACTGATAATAAAACAGATTAATATCATTAGAGGTTAATAGATTATTAGGAGATTATGAAAACTAACTCGGAATGATAAAGCAGGAGTAATTTTTACTCTTAAATAAATATTACCAGTTAACAAAATAGCCTGTAAAAAAGAGGAAGGCAGGTCCTAACATTCTTGCTAGAAAATCTAAGATAATTTACTAGAGCGATTAGTTAAAGTCATACTCAAAAAAAATCAAAAATAGACAAGGAAAGGACTTCCAACCGGCGGTGTTCATTGGTGCTAAAGCCCCTAATGACCTGTGCAGAGAGTAAGACTTCTTGGCGTAACTAACAAGTCTTACTCCCATCCACTGTGGCAAACTACTCTATTTAAAATAGCCAATAGGATTCAAGACCTTTTATACGCAATCTTCAGAGATTACAATATTTTGTGGGTAGGGCGAAACTATTATGGCTGTTTGTCCCACTCTCAAAAGTTCGGCAAATTGGTACCACTGACATCTCATGTTGACTTTCAAAGTATCATTAATGAGTAACATAAAAAAGATCAGGAT is a window from the Streptococcus criceti HS-6 genome containing:
- the lrgB gene encoding antiholin-like protein LrgB, coding for MELLKTPIFGICFSLILYTIGQYLFKKSKGFFLLQPLFFAMVAGIILLILLAKGLGTDVKTLYTQAYKPGGDLIFWFLNPATIAFAVPLYKKNATIKKYWLEILTSLTLGMVISLILIVSISKMIGLSHVSTASMLPQAATTAIALPIASAIGGNSAVTAMACILNAVIIYALGKKLVKFFRLDKSEIGVGLGLGTSGHTVGAAFALELGELEGAMAAIAVVIIGLVVDFVIPIFSYLTGL